In one Vulgatibacter incomptus genomic region, the following are encoded:
- a CDS encoding aconitate hydratase, which produces MPVIESTPELVRAVYERTRKNLSIVRERLGRPLTLAEKILFGHLDDPKGQDLEAGKAYLLLRPDRVAMQDATAQMALLQFMQAGKAEVAVPSTVHCDHLIQARVGALTDTNVASTENREVYDFLAQVSAKYGIGFWKPGSGIIHQVVLENYAFPGGLMIGTDSHTPNAGGLGMAAVGVGGADAVDVMAGFPWEVLQPKLVGVKLTGELNGWAAPKDVILKLLGILTVKGGTNRIVEYFGPGARALSCTGKATITNMGAELGATTSVFPYDAAMERYLRGTERAALAEVAGEYRDLLVADAEVEANPETYFDEIIEIDLSTLEPHVVGPHTPDLARPVSELKKAAIAEGYPTNLTSALIGSCTNSSYEDLSRAAALADQASAAGMKMAAKLMVSPGSDQIFETIKRDGQMASFENAGATVLANACGPCIGQWKREDIQKGEKNSIITSFNRNFRARNDSNPETFAFIASPEIVLAYGLAGRLDFDPLSDEIVQGDKKLKLKAPAKADDLPSKGFVRAFGGYQAPAKDGASVEVKVDPKSERLELLAAFVAPKAGDFDELPLLIKTKGKTTTDHISPAGPWLRFRGHLDRISDNMLTGAINAFNGDAGQAANVFTGEKGAVPAVARDYKARGKRWIVVGDENYGEGSSREHAAMSPRYLGGAAIIVRSFARIHETNLKKQGVLPFTFAVASDYEKVKEGDRISLEDVLAIAPGKAVNAVLHHVDGSKETIALRHTLNDEQVAWFKAGSALNILQSK; this is translated from the coding sequence ATGCCCGTGATCGAGAGCACCCCGGAGCTGGTCCGCGCCGTATACGAGCGCACGCGCAAGAACCTGTCGATCGTCCGCGAGCGCCTGGGCAGGCCGCTCACCCTCGCCGAGAAGATCCTCTTCGGTCACCTGGACGACCCCAAGGGCCAGGACCTCGAGGCGGGCAAGGCCTACCTGCTGCTCCGCCCGGACCGCGTGGCGATGCAGGACGCCACCGCGCAGATGGCCCTCCTCCAGTTCATGCAGGCCGGCAAGGCGGAGGTGGCGGTGCCCTCCACCGTCCACTGCGACCACCTGATCCAGGCCCGGGTCGGCGCCCTCACCGACACGAACGTCGCCTCCACCGAGAACCGCGAGGTCTACGACTTCCTCGCCCAGGTCTCCGCCAAGTACGGCATCGGCTTCTGGAAGCCGGGATCCGGCATCATCCACCAGGTGGTGCTCGAGAACTACGCGTTCCCGGGCGGCCTGATGATCGGCACCGACTCCCACACCCCGAACGCCGGCGGCCTCGGCATGGCGGCGGTGGGCGTGGGCGGCGCCGACGCGGTGGACGTGATGGCGGGCTTCCCCTGGGAGGTGCTCCAGCCCAAGCTCGTCGGCGTGAAGCTCACGGGTGAGCTCAACGGCTGGGCCGCGCCCAAGGACGTGATCCTCAAGCTCCTCGGCATCCTCACGGTGAAGGGCGGCACGAACCGGATCGTCGAGTACTTCGGCCCCGGCGCCCGCGCCCTCTCGTGCACCGGCAAGGCCACCATCACCAACATGGGCGCCGAGCTCGGCGCGACCACGTCGGTCTTCCCCTACGACGCGGCGATGGAGCGCTACCTCCGCGGCACCGAGCGCGCCGCGCTCGCCGAGGTCGCCGGTGAGTACCGCGACCTCCTCGTGGCCGACGCCGAGGTCGAGGCGAACCCCGAGACGTACTTCGACGAGATCATCGAGATCGACCTCTCGACCCTCGAGCCCCACGTGGTCGGTCCCCACACCCCCGACCTCGCCCGGCCGGTCTCGGAGCTGAAGAAGGCCGCGATCGCCGAGGGCTACCCGACGAACCTCACGTCGGCCCTCATCGGCTCGTGCACCAACTCCTCCTACGAGGATCTCTCCCGCGCCGCGGCCCTCGCCGACCAGGCCTCCGCCGCCGGCATGAAGATGGCCGCCAAGCTGATGGTCTCGCCTGGCTCCGACCAGATCTTCGAGACGATCAAGCGCGACGGCCAGATGGCCTCGTTCGAGAACGCCGGCGCCACGGTGCTCGCGAACGCCTGCGGCCCCTGCATCGGGCAGTGGAAGCGCGAGGACATCCAGAAGGGCGAGAAGAACTCGATCATCACGTCGTTCAACCGGAACTTCCGCGCCCGGAACGACTCGAACCCCGAGACCTTCGCCTTCATCGCGTCGCCGGAGATCGTGCTGGCCTACGGCCTCGCCGGCCGCCTCGACTTCGATCCGCTCAGCGACGAGATCGTCCAGGGCGACAAGAAGCTCAAGCTGAAGGCCCCGGCCAAGGCCGACGATCTGCCCTCCAAGGGCTTCGTCCGCGCCTTCGGCGGCTACCAGGCCCCCGCGAAGGACGGCGCCTCCGTCGAGGTGAAGGTCGACCCGAAGAGCGAGCGCCTCGAGCTCCTCGCCGCCTTCGTCGCGCCCAAGGCCGGCGACTTCGACGAGCTGCCGCTGCTCATCAAGACCAAGGGCAAGACCACCACCGATCACATCTCGCCCGCCGGCCCCTGGCTCCGCTTCCGCGGCCACCTCGACCGGATCTCCGACAACATGCTCACCGGCGCCATCAACGCGTTCAACGGGGACGCCGGCCAGGCCGCCAACGTCTTCACGGGTGAGAAGGGCGCCGTCCCTGCCGTGGCCCGCGACTACAAGGCCCGCGGCAAGCGGTGGATCGTCGTCGGTGACGAGAACTACGGCGAGGGCAGCTCCCGCGAGCACGCGGCGATGAGCCCGCGCTACCTCGGCGGTGCCGCCATCATCGTCCGCTCCTTCGCCCGCATCCACGAGACCAACCTCAAGAAGCAGGGCGTGCTCCCCTTCACCTTCGCCGTCGCCAGCGACTACGAGAAGGTGAAGGAGGGCGACCGCATCAGCCTCGAGGACGTGCTCGCCATCGCGCCGGGCAAGGCCGTGAACGCCGTGCTCCACCACGTCGACGGCTCGAAGGAGACCATCGCCCTGCGCCACACGCTCAACGACGAGCAGGTGGCGTGGTTCAAGGCCGGGTCCGCCCTCAACATCCTCCAGAGCAAGTAG
- the rnk gene encoding nucleoside diphosphate kinase regulator codes for MTDHRTMPTERKIYVTTHDMKRLLALLEGTASVRNAEAAEALESELASAVVVAPDKIPDNVVTMNSRVRFQDEETGQEREITLVYPKDADPQQGKISILAPVGAALIGLSVGQSVDWPLPGGRLKRLKIVEVLFQPEAAGQPDL; via the coding sequence GTGACCGACCATCGGACCATGCCTACCGAGCGCAAGATCTACGTCACCACCCACGACATGAAGCGCCTCCTGGCCCTCCTCGAGGGCACCGCTTCGGTACGAAACGCGGAGGCCGCGGAGGCGCTCGAGTCCGAGCTGGCCAGCGCCGTGGTCGTGGCGCCGGACAAGATCCCGGACAACGTCGTGACCATGAACTCCCGCGTCCGCTTCCAGGACGAGGAGACGGGTCAGGAGCGCGAGATCACGCTCGTCTACCCGAAGGACGCGGATCCGCAGCAGGGGAAGATCTCGATCCTCGCGCCGGTCGGCGCGGCCCTCATCGGCCTCTCGGTGGGCCAGTCCGTGGACTGGCCGCTGCCTGGTGGCCGCCTGAAGCGCCTGAAGATCGTGGAAGTCCTCTTCCAGCCGGAGGCCGCGGGCCAGCCCGACCTATAG
- a CDS encoding thymidylate synthase, giving the protein MKAYLDLLRLVRSEGVERPDRTGTGTKSIFGHQLRFDLGAGFPAVTTKKLFWKGVVHELLWFLRGEGNIAYLKEHGIGIWDEWASPEGELGPVYGVQWRSWPTPDGGHVDQLAKVIEEIRTRPYSRRLLVNAWNVGELSKMALEPCHVLFQFYVADGKLSCQLYQRSADLFLGVPFNIASYALLTHMVAQVCGLGVGEFVHTFGDAHIYLNHLEQVDQQLAREPLPLPTLHLDPSVKAIDDFRYEHIRLEGYQSHPSIMAPIAV; this is encoded by the coding sequence ATGAAGGCCTACTTGGACCTCCTCCGGCTCGTGCGCAGCGAAGGTGTCGAGCGCCCGGATCGAACGGGCACCGGCACGAAGAGCATCTTCGGGCACCAGCTCCGCTTCGACCTCGGCGCGGGCTTTCCGGCGGTGACCACGAAGAAGCTCTTCTGGAAGGGCGTGGTGCACGAGCTGCTCTGGTTCCTGCGCGGGGAGGGCAACATCGCCTACCTGAAGGAGCACGGCATCGGCATCTGGGACGAGTGGGCCTCGCCGGAGGGCGAGCTGGGGCCAGTCTACGGGGTCCAGTGGCGCTCGTGGCCCACGCCGGACGGCGGCCACGTGGATCAGCTCGCCAAGGTGATCGAGGAGATCCGCACGCGGCCGTACTCGCGGCGCCTCCTCGTGAACGCGTGGAACGTGGGCGAGCTGTCGAAGATGGCGCTGGAGCCCTGCCACGTGCTCTTCCAGTTCTACGTGGCGGACGGGAAGCTCTCCTGCCAGCTCTATCAGCGCAGCGCGGATCTCTTCCTGGGCGTCCCGTTCAACATCGCGTCGTACGCGCTCCTCACCCACATGGTGGCGCAGGTCTGCGGCCTCGGCGTGGGCGAGTTCGTCCACACCTTCGGTGACGCGCACATCTACCTGAACCACCTCGAGCAGGTGGACCAGCAACTCGCCCGCGAGCCGCTGCCGCTGCCCACGCTGCACCTCGACCCGTCCGTGAAGGCCATCGACGACTTCCGGTACGAGCACATCCGCCTCGAGGGCTACCAGAGCCATCCGTCGATCATGGCGCCTATCGCGGTGTAG
- a CDS encoding dihydrofolate reductase encodes MKLTAIVAASDNGVIGRSGELPWRLPADLARFKRLTLGKPVLMGRRTHESIGRPLPGRLNVVVTSGGTPEGCVGARTIDEALELSEVAKAPEVMVIGGAQLYAEALRLCDELLLTRVHGSFEGDAFFHFDPEGWELVAREEIPADEKNAYATTFETWRRVGKGE; translated from the coding sequence ATGAAGCTGACCGCCATCGTGGCCGCGTCCGACAACGGCGTGATCGGCAGGAGTGGCGAGCTCCCCTGGCGCCTCCCCGCGGATCTCGCGCGTTTCAAGAGGCTCACCCTGGGCAAGCCCGTCCTCATGGGCCGCCGGACCCACGAGTCCATCGGGCGACCCCTCCCCGGGCGGCTGAACGTGGTGGTCACCAGTGGCGGCACGCCGGAGGGCTGCGTGGGCGCCCGGACCATCGACGAGGCTCTCGAGCTCTCCGAGGTCGCCAAGGCGCCCGAGGTGATGGTGATCGGCGGCGCGCAGCTCTACGCCGAAGCGCTGCGCCTCTGCGACGAGCTCCTCCTCACCCGCGTACACGGCAGCTTCGAGGGCGACGCCTTCTTCCACTTCGACCCGGAAGGCTGGGAGCTCGTCGCCCGCGAGGAGATCCCCGCCGACGAGAAGAACGCCTACGCGACGACCTTCGAGACCTGGCGCCGCGTGGGCAAGGGAGAGTGA